One Cedecea neteri DNA segment encodes these proteins:
- a CDS encoding DUF6889 family protein gives MNDYLEMQAENKACVARWREENER, from the coding sequence ATGAATGATTACCTTGAGATGCAGGCCGAGAATAAGGCCTGTGTCGCACGCTGGAGAGAGGAAAATGAGCGCTAG